ACTGTCAAGGAATTGAAGTGGTTAAAGGAGCTCTTTGAATCATTTCGTATGCCAAATCCTACTCCTATGCGCCTATTTTGTGATAGCAAGTCAGCCATTTATATTGCTGCAAATCCTGTTTTTCATGAACGTACTAAACACATTGAGCGCGACTGTCATCACGTGCGCGATGCTGTTAAAAAGAAGCTCATCACTACAAAACATGTTACCTCGAAGAATCAACTAGCAGACATCCTTACTAAAGCTCTACCTAGACCACTCTTTGAAGATTTGTTGTCCAAGTTAGGTGTTCGACATCTCACACttccaacttgagggggagtaatATGATAACTACTAGGAGATTTAGATAAATCCTATTAATGTCTTGATAATGATGTATTTACTCTATCTCCTTATGAGATTAGGATCTCTCAACCTTGTATATAAGGAGCCTATTGACCGTACATAATGACACACAAAAACTATTACTTCTACATTCATTCAGTTATAATTAACAGTgtcttcttttttaaaaagcTCATTCCAAGCATATTGCTGACtcctttatttcctttttaataaaaattgccAATTTTATATATCGCCATTGGTCTATGATAAATGATTATACGAAATTCGGTTCTGATTTACATATTCCAAGTTCCAACtcattatatgtatatatacatatatttatgcCTAGCTATATTAGTGGGATTGATTCTCTACTTGGATCACATTCCAAACAAAATATTCCACCTCCTTCTAAGATCATAATGATCaatcatattattatatgtAGCTTGATTATAGAGATCTGATTAGAGGATTTGAGCATAAAGCGAAAATGGAATATAATGGATAACCACCGGCCATATCCAAACATTCTACTTCATCTCAACGTTACGGCTTTGCTCATATAATGTTGGCAGCATCAAAGTTCTAACTCAGCGTGACAAGAAGAATAGATATCTATAACAAAATTCCCTTATTGTTTTAACCtatttaactaaaaatatatatacgacAAAAATATTGTACTTGTATATTGCAAAGCAAAATTTGACAAcattataaacattaaaatatcatatatcacGAAAGCTAAACACGGCCATCAAATCAATTACTTTGTTATCATTtggcatttttttattttttttttaaatgtaccAACTTAACTGTAGAGAAGCTCACCTTCTATAAATAGCATGCATGCGTCTCGCTCTCCCTATCCCAACCAACTCATACTCCATCTCTCTAACTTAGAAAGACAAAATGCAATACAAAACCGAAACTCGCAGCTCCTTATCCTTCAACAAGGTGAACAACATGGGAGTGTTTCCATTGGATACTCTGGTCAGGGTAGAGTCTATGGCTTCAGAAAACGCAGTGGTTATATTCAGCGTGAGCACTTGCTGCATGTGCCACGCCGTCAGTGGTCTCTTCCGCGGAATGGGAGTGAGTCCCGGCGTCCACGAGCTGGACCTCCACCCTTATGGCGTTGAAATCAACCGGGCTCTCCTTCGTCTCCTTGGACGTTCAAGCGGCACTTCCACTTCTCGGGGGGGACTTCCGGTGGTATTCATCGGTGGGAAGATGGTGGGGTCAATGGAGAGAGTGATGGCTTCTCATATCAACGGCTCACTTGTCCCTCTTCTGAAAGATGCTGGTGCTCTCTGTCTCTAATCCCAACCTAAGTCCaccgtttttttctttctttctctttttatgTTGTTCTTTTTGACtctttttttgggtttaaaaacaaaaaagattagGTTAATCATCATAGTGTTGAAttagagagagtgagagagagacgtGCATTTGTATTAAGCATAGCTCCTTGTATCCATCTTAATCAcactttaatataaaaatttagtaatatCTCGTTTTACAAGTTTGACTGTTAAAATAGCAAAATTGTATGGTCAAGTTAAGACAAGAGTAAGGTTCTTTCATGACCTATAATTATAAGATCTTAACCGTAATAACTGTTACTGTGGGGAAAAACAATAAGTCCCCCACTCCAGATTACGTGGACATCCACCAGCAATAGTCTGTGATTTTGACCGACCATTGCATCAGAAATGAGCTATATAGCCCGTAGGGCCCGCCCGTACATGCTGGTCCAATATAGCTTCacagattttctttttttttctgacaatTATGAATACATCAAATCGCTGCAGGAGAACTAGATGAGCTTATATCTTTTAAACTATTAGAACGAGAAGTTCATCGCATTCTTTTTTGCTAAACCGTAAATATCACAAATGAATAAGAGTTCTTACGATAGTAATAACTAGAAATTGAACCATCTTggcaaaaaagaagcaaaaaaacAAGATAGAGCCTATTTTTTTTACAGAGATCAACTATCTCAGCTACATAATCCCGAAGGAGTCAAATCTCTTCATGTGTCTCTTTGCTGAGATGATGTTCCTCAGCTCTCTATCGATGCCGTGGAACACAGTTGCAGCCGGTATTGATGTTTGATTGTGAACCAGATTGTTCCTCTGCTTCCACAGGTGGTAGAGCACTGATTGTGTTGCAAGCTTCCTTAGTAGATTTAGCTTTGAAGATCGGGCAACTCTGATCCAAGAAATAAGCTCAGCCCAGTTTGCGAAAGGCGATGCAGGCGGTTGGCACCTGATGAAGATCTCCCTCCAGATGGCTTGGCTGTACTCACATGAGAGGAGGAGGTGGTCTCTAGTTTCTTCGTAGTTGGAGCAGAAAGGGCAGTTTGCGGAGATAGGTAGTCCCCATGATGCAAGCCTGGAGCGTGTTGGCAGCCTATCATAGTTCGCAACCCACATGTTGAAGCTTAGCTTGGGGATTGCTCCTTTGAACCAAACGACATCCACCCAGCTCTTTGTCTCCTGTCTCGGCCTCAGCACTTCCCACGTTGTTGAGGACCTGAAATCATCACATTCGTGAGTCAGAAAGGTTTACGTTAACCTTTTAGATCAGTAAGACATTAAAGGCCTCATCATGAAAAAGAAGCAAAGTCACATATAACTAAGAAAAATATTCTATTCATTACGTAGACATTAAAACGACATGTAACGTATACATTGATTATGTTTGCTGAAGTATACGGAATCAGGATCATATGATTAACATAAAGACGCCGGACAGGTCAGAAGCAATAGTGTGAACAAGAGATGGCTATACCTCCTTGATCCATTTCAACCTCTACTGAATCAGCTACACATCTCAGTAACACTACATGTGCATCTACGTGTTCTAAATGTTCTCACTCGCACAGGATTTGCGACGCCTCACCAAAATGGCCTACGcccaaacacacacacaccaaaAGAATCAGCCAGAAAGTTGacttaaaacaataaaacacacaataagACTTCCTTCACCATTTTGAATCAGCCAAGTCCATTAGCAGTCAAACTCATTCTGGCCCATCCCATTTTGATCCTCATCTGGCCCAATATATAACAGGTTAAAACATCTGTAATTGCTTCACAATAAGCCcctttattttctaaataatatcTACCTGGGGATGATACCTTGTGATATAATAAGGCAAGTGAAAACGTTGGATATATACCAAAAGAAGATATGATTGAGGAACATGAAAGGACATTGACTAACACAGAATCAGTTTGTACCATCCAATCACGATTGACTatctaactaaattttaaacaGAATACATACTCCCTTCTAGCATAATGAGATTGTTGGATTACATTATCAAACGTACGTCGAAGGAAAGAATGTCGGATAAATGGCTCATGTATATCGTATTTATGGATTCATTTTGCATCCACTGTTTATGCATATCGTATGTAAAATGACTAGTTAAATTAGCATCAATGGCTCATGAATGCCGAACAAATCTACAACGTTTTATGAATATAGAAACTCAAATCAAGCTCAAATTGTGATATCTTGGATGATTGATGGCTGTTATTAATATTGGCTCACGAACGCCACATATAATCCATaaggttttatgaaatagaaactaaaatcaagatcaaatctatattataataaaagaGTTTATGCTCACTCCCCACCGCGCCATGTTAGCGTTTTGTGTACCCCACTTtaaaaaagtgtgaaaaaataTCAAGTCCATGGCTCGAACCCggattattgagatataaacaccaacatttataccactaagctaaataatactttgtacattgatgggcgaacctaatatatatttatgaaggtcggaagctcttgcttcttcggcttcctctgagggtcggaCCTACAAGTGCGTTAcgggtttcatttttaaatgagattcatcacgttatatgaaaaaaactcaagttttcaacaattatagttttctcatattgtaaactgttgtcgtttaacatgagtttggGTTATTTTCATCactgtctcaaacaagtctgagttacagagttgcgccatgtgtctgttcgtaatctattttttcaccggtgaactcttcatgtccacatcttaaatcgcttgatcataaatgttcctgatttgtagcccctatataaaccatatatatatgattctcatctttgatgaacccaatctgcatctccacaaaactcattgattcctctttgATTTAACcaacttctagaaaatgtttctctctgcctctccaattcgtcaaaccggcgtcccggcgtccgtcactcaaccttcgaatctctccgtcttggtcgtagtagtcagagcatagcctctggcttcctcgcttctgggattccctgaacttcaagaaagacagggagTTTGTGGAAATCaaggttctcttccttgatgaaaaggtaagttaatcttcgatctataacacttatttaacataattgttttaatttatttcttgattctttgttgaataatattatttgtagattatgtgattcatgggtttactcccgtcggacgtgctaatcattacatgtcatctttgaaagctggttccattgtgaaagtcgatcgttttgaggtttctaggtgctcaagcatgtacaagataactgatcatccattcctcattcgtttcatctcactaaccattattgatgaagtcatcacaggtgctcctgagatcaatcttcagtcaagattagactgttcgacaatctccaagtgattgcgaacacaaacctagaactctcaggtatattatcatattgcatctgagtttatattatgttttgatatcataactgatatttaaactcacaGATGTGGTTGAGAAAATTCGTTCTGTCCAAGGCTCTggcctcaccaaagaaacaactcgagtcgttatccgtctcctcattgatccgtaagaaacaatcaacacataattctctttatattactgtctatattgtgctaacatcaataatcaaaaatatttcatacccaagatttgtggtcgtctatttatctccattacttatcaatctaattttacacaaatctttattttattgtttaaaagaaaccacaataacccaaacaatcaaacaccaaaaactagaatctcaaaaaagacgaatcattaatgatcacctctctttttgtctaatcttacaaataaacttcaaaacaaatataccaaaccaatcaactcaactaaaaatcaacgacacatacattgagccagctaaacaaatataaactacacggccaaatatttaacaatttacaaacttactttcacaGATGCTTACGAAAAAGATGAaaacgacaaccaagatcagtgaaattacctaaacaaaaaagcagagtaagttacaaactctgataaatacaactactaatgatttttgtttacatattacccatcaaataaaagagaaacaaacacaaccacaccaggagatacaagagacaatcccaacagacacaaaggcggcaacaacatctccacatgctcactcctcttgtcttataaaaatagcttacatgctcAATGTCAACATGCCAACGCTATTgttttcttatgagaaatacatatattcgtttaaaactcattaagacccaaatactaattgtcactcattttatagttatttatacaagtcttcatatatttgttttaaatgttcggtaaaaacaacaagtttaaaactaaaaaaacatataaccaatataataaaaaaaaatattatttaatacacacaacttacacaactaaactggagaaaaaaatatccagaaacaaaaggtactctcaacaaccttaatataatttatgtaatctcaacagtacaagtaacaaattaaaaagacaaacaaacaataagtctcagtgacacaacaagcaacaccacgaactatatcaatcatattactaacacagtttagtcttTCATGAGTGGAGAACATTGCATACACAGTagatcatcacaactctaaccctataacaataaaaaaaaacttaaaaaacattgatcaacccaaaacgcaaaattcacagtTACAATAATTctaacaaatattgagatgaaacaaaaaatatgtcTACAACCCCACGCAAGCGCGGGGGCAGTGCCCCTAGTTAATAGTAATACCTGAGATGATTGGTGAATGTAATTATGGAAAGCTACTCCAATAAATGTGTGTGTCATGTAACCACAATAGTAATGGCCCTCGAACTTGTTCTTGATGTGATCTTGAAAGAGAATGGCCAACCAAAGTTTTGTAGCTTTCTTGGTGTTGGTCTCCACTGTCATCAACCTAAAAGTTTAGAGATGCTGTCAGCAACAACTAGTTCACTGCTATATGAAGGCCTTTGAAGGTTCTCAATAAAGTCACTTTCCACTAGTATTGTGTAGTATCGAGAAAATGATGGTACGTTCTATGTTTAAGCACACTTTTACAAAAGAAAGTAATTAACATTTAGATCAGGCTAGAGCATATTGTATTATTGTGATTGTAAATTATTAATAGGCGGACGTCGGCTGGCTCACAACGGTCAAAAGAGATCTAACTTTTACTGTGTTAGATTTAACTGAAAGGAATAAATGATCAAATGGTAACAAGTGAAAGGAACCTCTTGCAAATGGAGTAACACACCAAACTTGTACGTTTCTCTCTTCCTTccgtctctcttttttttgtaattttttgaatatgtatatgaCATTTTCTTGTAACTTTATAAGTCAATGAACATCCCTCAAATGCACCTTCCTTTTTCCTTACTCATGTAatcatctttcttctttttatgaACTAACGAAATGTTCAGACAAAGAAGCGTTTTCTACAGTTTATATTACAAAaactatatatgtatttatatatgtgtgtagtGTGTACCCGTGggaattatacatatataaagaaCCCTCTCCTACTGTCATTTAGCCTCGCAAACAAAAGGCTACACgaatcttctttctctctctctctctctttagatGGAATGATGGATCCATGCTTGGAaaggtttttaaaatttgatcaatatttGAAGAAACAGtttataagaagaagaagaagagacaaagTATGGAGGTGGAGAAGAGAATAATGGTCAATGGAGGCATGAAACTACCAGTTGGATACATATTTCACCCAACCGAGCAGGAGCAGGGCACTGTACAATGTGTATAAGAGGAAAGAATATATCAAAAGGAAGAAATCAGAGGAAATCAAGAGTgagagatgatgatgaagaagacttTACTATTGGTTCCGATCATGAAACCGGTCCTCTACCGTCAGGAAGCATTATTTAAACGTTCCTCCCTAAACCTAACCTACTCCACTTACGTTTCTACCACGTCTTGATTCATTTGTTAGAGAAACAAGTAAAAGGAGGCTAGAGGAGGGTCATTTTATGAGAAAGTGTTGTGTGAGTGGAGAATTTGTTGAACAAACCAAATATATGTCAAACTTTTTAACTTTTACTTGaagttcttttaaaaatttcagaGTTCAAAGTGACATAGCCGTGTAAGAAGAAGTAaagttgaattaaaaaaaagagatgtaTTCTTGGATAAGAATTTGATTCCCATTTCTTTTCATACAGAATAAGAATATATAGActtgtttatattaatatttatgggAAAATGATTTACTAATATGAGATGGAGATGAATCATTTTGTATTAAGTTATAACAAGTTGATGCACAAAAAGATTATCTTacgtgttaaaataaaataaaattatagactGGCGACTTATATAATAAAGATGTGTTAGATAGCATAGAGAGACAAAGTGTGTCTTAAAGTATTTGGTTACACATACCGTCTTCCCTGAGGCACGTACATTGGACCTTAACATCATCTCCATTAACCTCAGTAGCTTCACCATCTAACCAAGCCTCTTCCGGATCTTCCAGTTCCACCCATACGAAGGAGCCAACTTCatctgtttctgtttcttcttttcttcttgtctTGTTGGGTTGTTATGTGTTTGAAGTTCTCTCTCAATAAGTTGTTAATGCAACATGTAAACTCTTGAAAATGGTATGAAATTTAACATGATTActgaaaaaaaactttaactGTAGAAGAAGCCTGAAGAGAAGCAAGAAACTCTTAATGGTGACAAAATCATTtaatttgtgaaagttgaagaCACAAGACTATATGAAAAATGAAGACACATAAGCACTAGTGGGCCTAGGTATTAAGATTTACTATGTGTTTGGGCTTATTAATATCAATTGTATGACACATAAAAAAGAGGAGAGGTTGTATTGAAATCGAAACAGATTTTATCGTCCATAATAAAAAACGAGAGAAAGAACGAGAGATCAAGAAACAATGGCGGAATCCACCTTACAACTCATAGTCGGCGACAGAGCGATGGCAGATATTTTCCAGCGATCCACCGACTACGACGACGTAGCTGCGATATTCCATAGACAGTTTCAACCTCATCCTCCGTTCAATTTCACCATTGGTAGATTCGGACACGAAAGCCTCTTTCTCTATCTCGCTCCCAGATTTGAAGACGGGACTGACATGGCGCCTAAAGCGCACCTAAAATTTGATGCCTTTtagttataattaattttttaccatattttcatttttaaatatataatcaaaacaacaatgtgttattaaaacttaatttgtcttaaaaaacagattataaaagcattattcattaatataatttttgagatAAGTATTTTCAAAATAGCTAAGTATTTTAGCCAACTTGTGTGTTTAATGATATCATCAGAATTCATTTAGTTGGTTCGGAGTTCTATTTTTAGCAGCATTTTATACAAAtctaaaaagtaagaaaaatcATATATTGTACAGTATAGCAGCACATATCATAAAATCATGTTAACATTAGCATCAACGTCGATTTCACTTTGTGAAATGCCTCACATAATATTGAACCAAATTTATGATAATTCTTTTTATTCAGATTTTAGAAAttcttttaaacattttataagaacatactaaagaaaaaaaagaagtgagAGAGAAAAAATGTTACATTGGAGACCTGGAAACACCAAAAACTATAAATgcatacttttaaaaataactagaaTTTGCTTATTAAATGATTTAGTTGATAACATACAATTGAATAAACGTTAACGAACTGAATTGCCAATCGAGGGAATGagctaaaacatcatatatactCTGGCGAATCTTGAACCTCAAGACAGTGGCAGTGGCCGTTTCGTGAGAAAGACTCATCACCACAATACCAACCCGCGACGAGGAAGAGGCGGAGGCCGATGGCGATGAAGTGGATGGGGAAAGTACAACCGATGAGTTTGATGATGATCTTGATAAAGATCCGACTTATGAACCAGGTTCGAtgctattgatttttttaatcttgatTATGACCCTACGAtgatattgaaaacattttaaaatcgatctttattgttttatttccatgattttagaatCCGATTCTGTTAAAGGTGGTGATAAGACTGAAGACATGGTTGAAGATGTGGCGTTCAAACTTACTAGGTAACTTACAGTCTCCTCTTTTTTTGATATCTGTGGTTTTTTTGTAACGTAAAATTCTGAATTTTTTCATGCTTTCTTGTGTGGTAAAGTGCACAAGAGTTATGCAGTGTTGGTGATCATTCTTGCCTTAGACTATGCACAATGAGCATGTTGAATATTTGATTCAACTACTTAACCTTTACAATGAAGttgttgaaaaaaattaaacaatgacATGGCATTATTGAATTTATTCAACATGTTGAAAGCAAAAAGAAATGGATCCCAAAAAGCGAGATGTCTATTTTGTATTGGATGtttgtgatttttgattttttatactACTCTAGTTATTTGACTTTGattatttataacaaattaatttaaagtttaaagatttttatttcaaaactcataaaattttatattctattAATAGACACTTGTTTCGTTTGATTTGGATATAAAaactttttctaatttttagttatgtgttttatttgttgttttgtatgtttgtatttgaagtttagtaattttatttgttttactaatactaattttagtattattaaaaaaattatctaagaatagaaattcaaaatttaattaaaattatttaaaattatgtcATTTAGTTCTTTAAGTTAATTATAATCaacattattattaatatttagttgtaaattataaaaataaaaatgaattgaaAATAGTGGGGGTATGgtattgaattttattaaaaactattgTAAAAGTTTAGAAATGAAGTAAGTGTTGAATAATTAGGtagaagagagaaaagatgATGTGAAGTGTTAAAAAAAGAGGAGGGTGTTGAACAGTGGAAACCATTGTTGATAGTCTTGGTACAAGGGACTACTTAGTTTCATTTATAGTTCCCTTGTTTGAACATATTAAAGTGTCATCAGTTGATGAGTTCATTTTGTTGCTGGAAGTATGATGCATTAGAAATATGGTTTATAACCAGTGAcggaaacttcaaatatagagtttcactcctcaaaacttcaaatttgaagttttgaagttcttttttggagagcaaaaaaactttatattttgagttatagagtgtcttttggagatgctctgataGTTCCCTTGTTTGAACATATTAAAGTGTCATCAGTTGATGAGTTCATTTGCTTTTGTTGCTGGCAGTATGATGCATTTGAGATATGGTTTATAACCAGTGACGATTTTACAAATGCTGATATACTTGAAGCAACGTACCCTGCAGTCTCCAAAATGCTACTTATTAGTAACTGGAGCAAGGACAAGGCAGTCCCTGTAGCTACTGGCTTCCTCggaaatgtttttataattttctgaCTGTTTCACAATCATGTTATTGTGTGAATATTGCAAGGCTTTTGCTCATtagttttatgtgtgttttgatCTCACAGGGTGCATCTAAGGTTGAAACTCTACTGCTACATGTTTATACAGATGAATATAGGTTTTATAATGAGTGGGTTTTTTTCAGGTGAACATTTCATTGATAGTGAATGATGAAGAGGCAGAGCAATGTGTGAGGGCTCTTCCCTCCGCCTTCTTTGAGACATTTTCTTAATGCAAACACAAGCTAAGAATGTGTCTTCTAAGACTTGGAACTACTTCACATTTTTTACCAACAAAAACTACTTCACATTCTTATTGTTCTAGTTGATGTTGTGATACGGTTATAATGTGTTTCAAACTCTATAATCAATAAATGTCTTTCAACCAACATACCGGTcaagaaaaagtaaaaagaacAAGGGATGTGGAAAAGCGGGCGTTATTCAAGAAGGTGCAGGCTTTGAATGAAATGAAAACTCCGAAAATACCCTTCCTCAAAAGCATATACACATGTTTCATCCAGGGTTATAACCGTCTAACTAACCGACTAGTCAACAAAAGATAAACATCTGATGACATGTGTTACGTAAGGCTTCTGTAACGACCTTcgattctattttatttaaataaataaagtggtCCGACAAGCGTAATCCCACGAGATTGTTTTTTTAAGTACTACCTTGAGACAAAGATTTAGTCCTAAAACCGATGAAGGGACATATAACTCTTCGGAaacattttaaactatatacttATGTCCTAATAAGCGtgctttttattcatttaaatatgtaaaagaaaATCAGAAATGTGATCAGGTGATGGagaatatgaatatttttaagagctttattattttatcgcaGATTAGTACCTATGAATTTCGTAACAAGTTGTGACAACAATAATATTCTtatgccctttttcaaaaaaaaaaaaaaaaaaaaaaacaataatattcttatttgacctttttcttttttgggagGAGTGGTTGGTCAAACATGAGAAACAAGAAGGCGAATTCGCAGATAATAAAAGGCAGACGCATGCATGGAAGCTAAAGTTGCATGTGACGACCAACTTCGTCAAACTCTCTACCTTTTTCAGGCTTTTCGTAAACTTATCTAACATTTCCGATCTAAACTATATGAGCTATACAGTTTTTCTCTAGAGGAACTTACTActttaaatttaacatatataaaatataaagatgcTAGCATGAACGCATGCCATGCCAATTTGTAAATTTCCATACATCAAGAACACTCTACATTCTGTTGGTAGCAAGTAAACACTGGTTAGGAGCTATATCACAATGAATGGTGTCTTCTTTTTAATAATCTTATTCCAAGCATATTGATGACtcctttatttcctttttaatacaAATTGCCAGTTTTATATATCCCAATTGGTCTAATGATAAATGATTATACGAAATTCGATTCCGATTACATGTTCCAAGTTCCAactcatgtatatatatatatatgcctaGCTATGTTAGTGGGATCGATGCTCTAATTGGATTACATTCCAAACAAAATATTCCTCCTCTCTTATGATCGTTTGATaatgatattatatgtatagCTTGTTTATAGAgggtttttgttgttgtttgttgttgttgtttataGAGGTTGATTAGAGGATTTGAGCATAAAGCAAAAATGGAATATAAATGGAATATAATGGATAACCACCGGCCATATCCAAACATTCGACCTCATCTCAACGTTATGGCTTGATCATATAATGTTGGCAGCATCAGAGTTCTAATTCGGCGTGACAAGAAGGATAGATATCTCTTACAAATTCCTTTATTCTTTTAACCTATTTAagtgaaaattatataaaaaaaatattcgacTTTTACACTGCAgaacaaaatttgaaaaacattatgtaaacattaaaaatatcataatatCCCGAAAGCTAACAACCACGGCTATCAAATCAATTACTTTGTGTTATCATTTggcatttaaattaaataaaaaatatagaagcTCACCCTCTATAAATAGCATGCATGCCTCTTGTTCTCTCCCCATTCCAACCTACTCACACACATTCTCTATCTCGCTA
The window above is part of the Brassica napus cultivar Da-Ae chromosome C3, Da-Ae, whole genome shotgun sequence genome. Proteins encoded here:
- the LOC106431381 gene encoding glutaredoxin-C8-like gives rise to the protein MQYKTETRSSLSFNKVNNMGVFPLDTLVRVESMASENAVVIFSVSTCCMCHAVSGLFRGMGVSPGVHELDLHPYGVEINRALLRLLGRSSGTSTSRGGLPVVFIGGKMVGSMERVMASHINGSLVPLLKDAGALCL